In Paroedura picta isolate Pp20150507F chromosome 1, Ppicta_v3.0, whole genome shotgun sequence, the following are encoded in one genomic region:
- the UNC93A gene encoding protein unc-93 homolog A, which produces MLSHPKMEKNLKNILAISFGFLLLFTAYGGLQSLQSSLHSEQGLGVASLSVVYGGLILSSMFLPPILIKKFGCKWTIVGSMCCYITFSLGNFKASWYTLIPTSLILGLGGAPLWSAKCTYLTIAGNSYAQKAGKIGKDVINQYFGIFFLIFQSSGVWGNLISSLVLSQSSNRDTNPSEAELACCGAYDCMGNSVGNDSGASNGTSQTLIYTLLGIYTGSGVLSVFLVIVFLDQISANEEENKKEENPSFCSTFLATLRHLKDVRQCLLIPLTMYSGFEQGFLAGDYTKSYVTCVLGIKFVGYVMICFSATNSLFSMLFGKISQFTGRKALFALAAIIHLACIITLLLWKPRLENPAVFFIIPALWGISDAVWQTQTNALYGVLFEKHKEAAFANYRLWESLGFVIAFGYSTFLQVYIKLYIILAVLVVAIVLYGIVEHLESKTSNTPNKEPIKFPQDVQETKM; this is translated from the exons ATGTTGTCTCATCCCAAAATGGAAAAGAATCTGAAGAATATCCTTGCTATCTCATTTGGATTCTTGTTGCTGTTTACTGCTTACGGAGGGCTCCAGAGTTTACAG AGCAGTCTTCACTCTGAACAAGGCCTGGGTGTTGCCTCTCTAAGTGTTGTCTATGGAGGTCTTATTCTGTCCTCCATGTTTCTCCCACCAATCCTCATTAAGAAATTTGGATGCAAGTGGACCATTGTCGGCTCCATGTGCTGCTATATTACATTCTCCTTGGGCAACTTCAAAGCCAGCTG GTATACACTGATTCCAACGTCTCTGATCTTGGGTCTGGGAGGAGCCCCTCTCTGGTCTGCTAAATGCACATATCTCACCATTGCTGGTAACTCATATGCCCAGAAAGCAGGGAAAATAGGAAAAGATGTTATCAACCAGTATTTTGGAATCTTCTTTCTGATATTCCAGTCTTCTGGAGTCTGGGGAAATCTTATATCTTCTTTAGTGCTTAGCCAATCTTCTAACAGAG ATACCAACCCCTCAGAAGCAGAATTGGCATGCTGTGGCGCATATGACTGCATGGGAAATTCAGTTGGGAATGACAGTGGAGCTTCGAATGGAACAAGTCAAACCTTAATCTACACACTGCTTGGAATTTATACTG GTAGTGGCGTATTATCTGTGTTCCTGGTCATTGTGTTTCTGGATCAGATTTCAGCCAATGAAGAAGAgaacaaaaaagaggaaaatccatCGTTCTGTTCCACATTCTTGGCAACACTCCGGCATCTTAAAGATGTGCGCCAGTGTCTCTTGATTCCATTGACCATGTACAGTGGATTTGAACAGGGATTCCTTGCTGGTGACTATACCAAG TCCTATGTGACCTGTGTCCTTGGGATAAAATTTGTTGGCTATGTGATGATCTGTTTCTCAGCTACCAATTCACTGTTCTCCATGCTCTTCGGGAAGATTTCCCAGTTCACAGGCAGAAAAGCTCTATTTGCCCTGG CGGCAATTATCCATCTTGCCTGTATAATAACACTACTGCTCTGGAAACCTCGCCTAGAAAATCCTGCTGTATTCTTCATAATACCTGCTCTTTGGGGTATTTCTGATGCTGTCTGGCAGACACAAACCAATG CTCTTTATGGAGTTTTATTTGAAAAGCACAAGGAAGCAGCATTTGCTAATTACCGCCTGTGGGAATCACTGGGATTTGTCATCGCCTTTGGCTACAGCACTTTCTTACAGGTCTACATCAAACTGTATATCATCTTGGCTGTGCTGGTGGTGGCCATTGTCTTATATGGAATAGTTGAGCACCTGGAATCCAAGACTTCCAACACTCCCAATAAGGAGCCAATCAAATTCCCACAAGATGTTCAGGAAACAAAGATGTAA
- the TTLL2 gene encoding putative tubulin polyglutamylase TTLL2: MSLWQNVDHKPQNDLFCTATDEISTADTAGPRSPKKGSKSSTAAKHVKAAGTASPLVFRLQNGAPTVVREVLLERGWTEYDEHEQDHEDWNLYWQNYPFRMTDHRSIKPWQRLNHHPETIRITRKDYLARHLKRMKGIYGTNLYEFSPAVFIMPNDYIKFITEYTKERQVPGKKLSYWICKPVDRSRGRGILIFQDIKDFIYDCMVIVQKYVSNPLLISGYKWDLRLYVCVTSFCPLTIYSYEEGLVRFATEKFDLSSLDNVFAHLTNTSINKFGPSYRKDKDVIGSGCKWTFRRFRAYLRSRNVDDVQLWQRINHIIILTLLAITPSVPLTCNCFELFGFDILVDDKMKPWLLEVNHSPGLRLDCATDATVKRSLVHDIIDLLNYKQNDHLRKHKGVARRVSCFSRSQSLLTTRADDSLDFLTCGKGSKSAATSPCSSLLQINKRAPAFDRTGSAYPKKTLTSQLRERMNTPKTLLQSKPQYKSKQTLRTSHSLCEPVQSAHWFSSPELHSPKTSVPPYFLSDKDRKPFPRVGDFVLIFPFNEAALEASKNGTNVKSIIQEIHKLMNKELQPEYQKLNKRLLIL; encoded by the exons ATGTCACTCTGGCAAAACGTTGATCACAAGCCTCAAAATGACCTGTTCTGCACAGCTACGGACgaaataag TACTGCGGATACGGCAGGTCCAAGGAGCCCAAAGAAAG GAAGCAAAAGTTCTACAGCAGCAAAACATGTCAAGGCAGCAGGGACTGCTAGCCCACTAGTATTCCGGCTCCAAAATGGTGCTCCCACAGTAGTACGTGAAGTTCTACTTGAACGTGGCTGGACTGAGTATGATGAGCATGAGCAAGATCATGAAGACTGGAATCTGTATTGGCAAAATTACCCTTTCCGAATGACAGACCACAGGAGTATTAAGCCATGGCAGCGACTCAATCACCACCCAGAAACTATAAGGATCACCAGGAAGGATTATCTTGCAAGGCATCTGAAGCGCATGAAGGGAATTTATGGAACAAATCTCTATGAGTTCAGTCCAGCTGTGTTCATCATGCCAAATGACTACATTAAATTTATAACAGAATACACCAAGGAGAGGCAGGTACCAGGCAAAAAGCTGAGCTACTGGATCTGCAAACCCGTTGATAGATCTCGTGGAAGGGGAATACTCATTTTTCAGGACATTAAAGACTTCATCTATGATTGCATGGTCATTGTACAGAAGTATGTGAGTAATCCTTTGCTTATTTCTGGATATAAATGGGATCTCCGCCTCTATGTGTGTGTCACAAGTTTTTGTCCCCTCACTATTTATTCTTATGAAGAAGGACTGGTGAGGTTTGCAACAGAGAAATTTGACCTCAGTTCCCTGGACAACGTTTTTGCCCACTTGACCAACACTAGCATTAATAAATTTGGGCCTTCATACAGAAAGGATAAAGATGTAATTGGATCTGGATGCAAATGGACTTTCAGGCGGTTCCGAGCCTACCTACGTAGCCGCAATGTGGATGACGTCCAACTGTGGCAGAGGATCAACCACATCATCATACTGACCCTTCTTGCCATCACTCCATCAGTACCACTTACATGTAACTGCTTTGAGCTCTTTGGGTTTGACATCCTGGTTGATGACAAAATGAAACCCTGGCTTCTGGAAGTCAATCACAGCCCTGGCTTACGTTTGGACTGTGCCACTGATGCAACTGTGAAGAGGAGTTTGGTCCATGACATTATTGACTTGCTGAACTACAAGCAGAATGATCATTTGAGAAAACACAAAGGAGTTGCTAGGAGAGTTTCATGTTTTAGTCGATCCCAGTCTTTGTTGACTACTCGGGCAGATGACTCCTTGGATTTCCTGACTTGTGGGAAAGGAAGCAAGTCTGCAGCTACATCCCCATGCTCATCTCTCTTGCAGATTAATAAACGAGCCCCAGCATTTGATAGAACGGGCAGTGCTTATCCTAAGAAAACTCTAACTTCTCAGTTGCGTGAAAGGATGAACACGCCAAAAACACTACTGCAATCAAAGCCACAatacaaaagcaaacaaacattaaGAACTAGTCATTCACTTTGTGAACCTGTTCAATCTGCTCATTGGTTCAGTTCACCTGAGCTCCATAGCCCTAAGACATCTGTTCCTCCATATTTTCTCTCAGATAAAGATCGGAAACCATTCCCTCGAGTGGGAGACTTTGTCCTTATATTTCCTTTCAATGAGGCAGCACTTGAAGCATCTAAGAATGGAACAAATGTCAAAAGCATAATTCAAGAAATACATAAACTAATGAACAAAGAATTGCAACCAGAGTAccagaaattaaataaaagattGTTGATTCTGTAG